Below is a genomic region from Medicago truncatula cultivar Jemalong A17 chromosome 3, MtrunA17r5.0-ANR, whole genome shotgun sequence.
GGTTAAGATGGTTCTAATTTGCGGCCACGGTTGCGGTTATGCTGCAAACTTTGATATTGCGACAAAATGCGGACCAATACAGCCGTAATTGCAGTTGTTGCGCCACTGTAGTGCCCTCTAAAACCTTTATATTACATTAGGGTTGTGAACCGCAACTGTTAACCTACTTCGGACCTGCAATTCCTTTTGTTTGGATCAGTCGGATCtgattttatgttattttgtgtttaGGTATTAAGTTAGATAACTCTTTTCATGTTAACATGTGGTATGTTCAATTGGCTTCTTTTTGTATTTTCAATTTCTACACGGAAACAAAACAAGTACCAGATTAATTTCcttatgaataaaatttaccttggttgaataaaaatattactgTGGATTATAAGATTACAAAAGGATAGCATTCAAAAAGACATTAAGAAATGCAAGGTGGAACTCCTTTATTTGACTTGATATTTGTTTGCTGCgagtttcaatcaaaaagaattTCTCTTCTGAATGAGTTATCTTCTTTTATCCCATAAAATGAAACTTATTTGGTTCAATCTTCAGTTCTTTTGCAGATCTTTGCTTGGAATTATCTAGCATTCGTCCCTGCTGCACGTGAAGTGCTTACCGTCTTAGTTGCAGCTGTGCTTCTCAGTAACTTGGGAGCATCCATTACTGAAGTTGCAAAGGATGCTCTTGTAGCTGAGTACGGGAAGAAACACAAAATTGGCGGTCTACAATCATACGCGTTCATGGCATTAGCTGCAGGTGGAATCTTAGGCAACTTGGTCGGTGGTTATTTTCTACTGAAACTGCCTCCAAGAATCATGTTCATGATATTTTCATCCTTACTATCTCTACAACTAGCAATTTCTTTCTTAACAAGAGAGGATTCTTTAGGCATACCACAACCATCAACTCTAAATCTTGCAACACAATCCATCTCGGAAAATATCAGAAAACAAGCGTCGGATCTTTTTGTGGCTATCAGCGACAAAAGTATTTCTTACCCACTTTTATGGATCGTTGGATCAATTGCCACTGTTCCAATGCTTACAGGCTCCATATTTTGCTATCAGACACAGTGTCTAAATCTTGATCCTATGATCATCGGTTGGTCTCGAGTGATTGGTCAGTTGATGCTTCTTTCAGGAACCGTGCTTTATAACCGATATTGGAAAAAGTTTCCGATGAGAAACCTGATAGGCGCAGTGCAGATCCTTTACGCTTCATCGTTACTTCTTGATCTTGTTTTGGTTAGACAGATAAATCTTAAATTCGGAATTCCAAATGAGGTGTTTGCTCCTTGCTTTTCGGGTTTGGCGGAAGTTCTAGCACAGTTTAAACTCCTTCCTTTCTCGGTTCTATTCGCAAATTTATGTCCAAAGGGTTGTGAAGGATCTCTTACCTCTTTCCTTGCATCAACTTTGATCCTATCATCAATAGTTAGTGGCTTTTTCGGTGTTGGATTGGCCTCTTTGCTCGGCATTACATCTGGTGATTACTCAGGCTTGACTGTGGGAATTCTTATACAGTTTGTCGCAGCTTTACTACCTTTAAGATGGATCGGTTCGATACCTATGTCACAGTCTGATTCGGAgaagcaaagaagaaaaagtaTGAGTAGAAGAGCGCGTAGAAACAGAAGAGTTGGAAAAGTCGTGATTGGTTCGATTAATGCCTATAGGCGCGAAAGGGAATGGGAATCGCAAAGGTGAAAATGATCAATTCTTACCTTTGTAGCTTTAATGATCATGCAAGGATGATTGGTGCTTAACATCTTTCGAAAATGATTCCTTATGCCATCGCTAGCTCACACGAATTGACTTCTGCTTCAAAGCTTAGGATTTTGCTTTGCTCTATGTTTGGATTCTTAACATGGAGCCAACACCTTGTGAATTGTCAAAGGTGGTTTTTGAGGAGAATGCTAACACGTGTCCTTAGGACATTGATTATGAAATCAAACGAGGTATTTTTGTATAGGAAAACAATGTATTTATTACATTGACCGGCGTTTTACTTGTATATTCAAGATAAATTTTCCTCCAATGTCGTTAAGACACTTGTTAATAAGACCGTTTGAATTTTAACAATCTACATCTTGATGCTTCCTTTGATATGTACTCTAGCTACTTTGGTACTTTGTTTTCATGTCCATATCAACAATAACCAAAGATTAACTGATCTCAAATATCCAACTCCCATTTGTCATAAGTTTACATGCACCATTTTATTGAATTCGTCTAATGAAAGTCTTCTTTTTGCATCTCCTTGAGCCTCCTCTTGTACACTAGGAAAAAGACTATTATAGCTAAAGTTATGCAGAAGTCAACAAAATTGAAGTCAACAATATTTTGCCTCAATCAGAGGAGAAATCCTAAGAAATAACTAGTTGAGTTCTTAAGAACTAAACATGTTTCACTTCACTATCTTAAGTCCACCAGAACTAAAGAAAAATTCATTGTACTTTCCAGCGCAAGTTGTAATGAATTTTcaagtaaaataatatattccttcaaaaaaattaaaataatctatGCTTGAGTTGAGTTCAACACATAGCAAAGAACATGCTAAGTTACAAAACGTAACCTTTTCTAACTATGAAGGAGGTTCTACCGTAATACTAAGTGTGATGTGCAACGATAGGAGCTGATCTATGAAGCCTAACGGATACGATACGATACGCATTGGATAccggaaaattttaaaatttaagatacGATACGGTCATaatactttaataaaaaaataaatttaaactacatatTAAAACTCAAATTACAAACAATGGGGGGCTAAAACTCAAGCAAAAAAATAGGCTCAAAACCTAAACCAAACAGACATAGAACAACGACAAGGTACAATAAAATTGTCTTTACACGACAATTAACAATTACAACgttctcaaacaaacaaaaagacaCAAAATAAGTGacgaacaacaacaaaaatataaatataagtaataatgataataaagaAAGTGACAActagtcaattacatatatgatatattctAAAAAGAGAACACCATTacttagtcaattacatatattttaaaaataatagaaacatCGTGTATCCGCGCGTATCAATTTTCCACCGTCTATCCTTCGTGTATCCCCGATGTATAGAAAAGTATTggacaattgatttttttttttaaaaataataatttaatttccgGATACTCTTCCGATATGTATCAGGGCATATCGAAAAGTATTGgacaattgattttaaaaaaaaattaatttaatttccgGATACTCTTCCGATATGTATCAGGGCATATCGAGCAAGTATCGGTGCAGAATACGTATCGTAAACCGGTacatcatccattttgaagtgtTTGAGCTTCAAAAAGCTGATACATGCactaactttattttattttgatgacatattaatttgtttgtattctatgtataattttgtttcttatagAACTATAGTTGAAACAGATATATTCTCATGCTGTAATTGTATTTGTCAACTAGTTAGTTTATTATTACACTTATCTGACTGAAATTTTGTCAACTTTTACACAATGTTCTTATTGATACAATAAATTTAAGCATTCAAAAGCATTAAGTGATCAAATCATCTTGTAAAGTGACTCTACAAAAAAACTGTGTCGAAATAGAAGTTACTTGATCACTTCAAAGTAGCTGAACAATCAAACTAAAGCAGTAAGCATGATATTGCAGAAGATCACTGTAATGTCATGCTTTAGCaacaatgaaataaagaatCACATCCTTAGTATAATAAAGTTTATTGGACTTAAAAACCAATATCCTACAGAGGAAAACTAGTTAACCCTTTCAAGTTCAGTACTAAGTTACAAGATATGAGGTAGATGATAGATATCTTGGAGAGAAACCATCTCATTTAAGTATGAAATATATAACTCAAGGGCTTGTTCTAGAGGTAAAACGACATACATGAACCCGAAAATCACGGGTTCGAGCTCGATCTGCTAGTGTCTTTGGAGGGAAGTAATTAATATGGTCTTAGTTTAACTATGTCCACATTCTTAAAAAGTCAAAGAGATGGTTTATGGGCCTAATAAGATTTCTTGTAGGTTCAATAATTGgaaattgctctttaggcacCCAGGATTTGCTCTCAGGCATCCTAAACTGACGAAGATACCTCTGACATCAGTTAACTACTGTTGCTAGGTTTAAGGTAGTTTATAGCCGTTCCCAACTACAACACTTAACTGTCACTCCTGATTTAATGATATATCAGGAAGCTCACTCGTACTACACATTATTCAGTGACCACTTTTCATACCTTATTCCATCcgaaaagttgattttttttttctttgcaaaaaTTGTGTGTATTTTTGAAATAcgaaaagttgatttttttttctttgcaaaaaGTGCATCTCATGTATTTTTGAAAGTTGATTGTCCAACAAATCTATCATGTACATACTGAAAACTACacaagaaagaggaagaaattGAGGAAGATGAGAAAGCAATTTCAGTAGATAGGACATAACACGTTCGTTCTTTCTTCATACTtttttgattattaatataCCGACATATTTTGTGTGATCGATAATGCACCGACGTATTTTTTAAGTTCGATAATGCATCGTCATTTTTGTGGTCAATATATTACTAtaacattatataaatatatgtcttttatgttttatgtggtgGATAAAACACCGAactttattttgtcaaaaaaaaaaaaccgaactTTATGTGGATAATATTGCActgtattttatataaatatatgtctCCAGTTAATATACAATTCATTTTATagtttcttcatttcattttgGATTGATATTTTCTCTTGTATCTACTTATGTCAAGGGAATCATGTCTCAGgatgagaaaattgaatgttgtATAAGATATGAAGCTTTCAAGAGGATGACTAAGATTTTTTTAACCTCCACAGATAATTTGAAATGACTTGAAGACACAACTTTACTTATACATTGTTCATCTTAGTTTGATTTTGTAAGAATTGGTTAaactcaatataaaaattaaatttaatattggctagtccaaatcaatttttttttattttttaaaagaagtcCAAATCAACTTAGTTGGATATATTTCTAAACTTTGATTgagtccatttttttttaaagattgagtccattttttaaatcattagTAGTGATAGTTACATTCACCCTAACAACCTCTTTTATAACACAATGTACTAACTTGAGAACAACTATTAAATGAGTTTGGTTCATGAACTTCACCTACGTTGGACTttaaacaaactaaaaacaatTTCAATACTATCCTCACATTTAGCGCAAACTCGAGTCCAATTTTCATACTGTAATTTTTAATCCAACTATAATACCGTTTAAATCTCATCCAAAAATCTATATGAAAAATCATGTGCATCAAAACATTAGAAGAAACAACTATTAGAGATTCTCGTGAGCATAGCTTAGCTGATTTggacaattatcagagtaaggTCATGATGCCTCCCACCGTCATAAATTTTGAGATGGGATTACAATTACTACTTTTTAAGTTTGCTAGAAAAGCTCTTGCATTTGTTTAGAtttaaatatcaatttcaaatttcttttgcTATTAAATCTCACCCTAAAAAATAGTTCAAATGGTGAAAGTGTCCAAATAGTACATTTTATACATCTAATTACTTCGGTAATGTCAGACTGCATACAAACtacaaacaattttaaaaatagagttCATGTAAAATGGTGAAATTTATCTAAATTTCATAGTTCATTAAaaagtagagctgtcaaaatgggcaGCCCGACCCTAAACAGACTTCGGGCTTTATCGGGTCGGGCCAAAAAGCTCGGTTaaaaaacgggcttgaaatatactacccgagacGGGCCGAcccttattaaaaattattatttttttatataaaaaagtactataaaatactcctataaatttttttataaataatatttttaatatgtttaaataatgtctaacataaaaataaattgtaaacattttcgtacactAGTCGTAAACTAATGTAGAATtttttaagtaggttcatggaGCATTCTAAAACTTGTCACCTAAAAGCTGCTAATACAATTCTAAGATACATCAGAggcataattgattatggtgTGCTAATGCCTAATTTAGATTCTGATTGAGGAGGTGGTCT
It encodes:
- the LOC11417814 gene encoding probable folate-biopterin transporter 9, chloroplastic, translating into MFHLAISSQSNPFVIINKPNLHKHHKRPTITCSQHHKNSRNFIEKQSQQPTFMVDTHKNFVVRENKKKKEEEKSVFIEKEENKKKKKGSSSSTSVIGGKQMLILCGFGYWLQGFRCFPWLALNFHMASNLNLDPSILQLVQYSANLPMVAKPLYGILSDVIYIGGAHRIPYIITGVLLQIFAWNYLAFVPAAREVLTVLVAAVLLSNLGASITEVAKDALVAEYGKKHKIGGLQSYAFMALAAGGILGNLVGGYFLLKLPPRIMFMIFSSLLSLQLAISFLTREDSLGIPQPSTLNLATQSISENIRKQASDLFVAISDKSISYPLLWIVGSIATVPMLTGSIFCYQTQCLNLDPMIIGWSRVIGQLMLLSGTVLYNRYWKKFPMRNLIGAVQILYASSLLLDLVLVRQINLKFGIPNEVFAPCFSGLAEVLAQFKLLPFSVLFANLCPKGCEGSLTSFLASTLILSSIVSGFFGVGLASLLGITSGDYSGLTVGILIQFVAALLPLRWIGSIPMSQSDSEKQRRKSMSRRARRNRRVGKVVIGSINAYRREREWESQR